In the genome of Dysgonomonadaceae bacterium zrk40, the window TCGAGATCGGCAAGCGCCTGGCAGAGGAACTGGGCGGAGAGGGCAATGTCCTGATCGTCGAAGGCATCCCCGGCACGTCCGGTTCCGACAGTCAGGATCGCGGCGTGAAAGCGGGGCTTGCCACCGCGCCGGGCATCAAGATCGTCGGCTCGGTCGCAGGCATGTGGACCGACCAGATCGCACAGGGAGAAGTGCAGAAATGGCTGGCCACTCATCCGGGCAAGCTTGATGCCATCGCCGTCCAGTCCGCGGCTGAAATGGGTGTTCTGCGGGCGCTCAAACAGTCCGGTCGCACCGGCGTCAAGGTCACCGTCGGCGGCGAACTGGGCGCGCTTTGCACCTGGCGCAAGAATCCGGACCTGATTGACGCCGCCGTTCAGACCTGGCCGCCGGGCGATGATGTCCAGCTGATCTGGGATGTCATGATGCGCACGCTGCAGGGGCAGGGACCGAAGATCCAGTCCGTTCTCGTCGATCCTGTCGTGCTGACCTATGAGGACGTCGCGAAAATCCTTCCGGAGGATTGCGACGAGAACAGCCAGGCCTGGCTCAATGTCGGCAAGGACAACTGGGGCTCGCAGGCCTATCTGAACGACTTCTTCATGAAGCCCGCCGATCCGACAGCATACAAGCCCTGATGCAGAAGGCCGCCGGCCACTGTCGGCGGCCTCAAGCGTCTTGAGATTTCACCGGGATACGATCGCCATGCTGCGCCCAGAAGCCGAGATATCACCAACATCCCACGGTCAGGAAACGATCGCGGTGCGCAACGTGAAGAAGTTTTTTGGACCGACCCGTGCCCTGAACGGCGCGAGCTTTTCGGCGCGGGCAGGCGAGATTCACGCCATCGTCGGCGGCAATGGTTGCGGCAAGAGCACCATGGCGAAAGTGGTGTCGGGCGTGCTTCCCTTTGACAGCGGCTCGGTCTCGATTCTCGGCGAAACCCCGACGACGCCGGCGGAAAGCCGGGCGCTCGGCATCTCGACCGTCTATCAGGAGGTGCTGGTCGCCGATGAGAGCACGGTCGTCGACAATATATTCATGGGCGCGGACGCGCTCTTTTCCAAGGTTCTCTCCCAGGAGCGCAAGGTTGCCCGCGCTGCCGAGCTGATGCTCGACCTTTCCGGAGAGCCCGTCGATCCCTTCGCCATTGCGGGAACGCTGCCG includes:
- a CDS encoding ABC transporter substrate-binding protein, which translates into the protein MTFLRTLAIAVGMAASCAAFAHADGVDSINPDVAKRLYNPDMLDPAQPVAASPLQDFKAKNPPPWKIGYASSYAGNTWRAGAMDELQNEIIPKWKELGLISDVVITQSNLSDSTQIQQMRQLVDQGVDAIFVCCSNPTALNQTVQYAYDKGVPVFSMTGYLTAPSAMNSSVNYQVAGFEIGKRLAEELGGEGNVLIVEGIPGTSGSDSQDRGVKAGLATAPGIKIVGSVAGMWTDQIAQGEVQKWLATHPGKLDAIAVQSAAEMGVLRALKQSGRTGVKVTVGGELGALCTWRKNPDLIDAAVQTWPPGDDVQLIWDVMMRTLQGQGPKIQSVLVDPVVLTYEDVAKILPEDCDENSQAWLNVGKDNWGSQAYLNDFFMKPADPTAYKP